TCGAATATCAGTTCAGTCACATCGGCCACTATTCCAGGCCTGTCTTTGCCGATGGCCGAAATCACGAAAAAGCTTCTCATGAAAAACTCCCCTGGGGCTTCCCAGCTCCCACACCTTGGAGATTTCGCCTAAGGGACTTCTAGCAGGCCCAGCCATCCCATGAACAGGCCCCAGATTTCTGAGAACTACATAGAGCCTCCTTGGGCAGAAAACCAAGAATCAAGCTCTCCTGGCAGATTGCCCTCGGCCTTCCCTATAAGACTCCCCATTCAGCGTTTGCGCATCCTGCCGCCCTCATAACCGGGGTATCCCTCTTGCTGTTCCCTGGGACTCGGCGGCTTCCTAAAGCTCTCCGATTCCCTGTCAGGCAGGGGAAGGATTACCTCTATGCCCTCTTGTTGCAATTCCTTCTGGATCTCGTCTGCGTACCTTTTTTGCTCCTCAGGCGAGAGCCTGGAGAAGAAACCCAGGATCTCCTTGAGTTCCTCGGTGCCTATGGTTCCAGTAATCACGCGCCCATCAGGAAAGATGATGGCAAACTGGCCGCTCTTGATTACCAGCTTTTCCCCGGTTACTGAATTGGTGATCTCCAGATCCCCAAATATGTGATAGGCCTTGGTGGTGTCCCCCTCCAGCATGGCTATGCTGTCGCTGCCCCTCACCCCCAGCACTGCAGTGGGGGTCTGGACCCGAAAATTGGAGCTTTCTTTGGAAAGATACTTGGTTACTATGAACCTGAGCTTCCCCTGCAAGAGCCCTATAACGGATTGTTTTCTCTTCTTGTCCCAAGTCAGTTCATACTGACGGATTTCTATGGCAGAATTCTCCGCCAATACTGTCATGCTGTCATCCTCGTACAGGATCTTGGCTCTCCCATCAGGGCCTGTTCTCACCTTATCCTTCTCGAACACCTCATCGTATCGCTTGGCTATCTTGAAGGAAGTTTCTCCTTCATGAAGTATCTCCACTGTTCCTCGCACCTCGGTGAGCACACCCACCTTCTGGGCCGAATGGGCTGGCAAGCTCCAGAAAACCATAACCAGAATCGTTAACAATGCTCCAAAACCTCTTGTCCAAATGCTCATCTTGGACCTCCTCGGGGTTCGACCCAGTTCAGTAGCTCCAGGAAAACAGAAGTGAGTAAATCTGGCGATCATAGTCAAAATCCCCAATGTTGGAATCGTTTCTCACAAAAGCCATTCTGCCTTTGACCTCAAAACCGTTTCCCAGAGGTCTGGAAAGCTGCCAGGCCATGGAGTACTGGTTGTCCTGCCTTTCCAAACCGAATAGAGATTGAACTCTGTCATAAGAGCGCCTCTGGTACTCGAAATCAAAGTTGAATTGCATCTTCCAGGGCAGTTGATATTGAAACCCGGCCAGCACCAAGAAGGACCTGTAGTCAAGGTTGCTCCCATCAGCCTGGTTTCCCTCAAATCCAAGGCCTGCCCGGAGGTAGCCCCGGCCTCCTTGCAGGAGGTAATACTGGTTGTATTCTGCCCTCAAATTCCAGGAATCAGGGTCGCTCTTATGTACTGTCGGGAAATTGTACTGTCTGCTTTGCCCCCTCAAGTAAAGCTCCGGGGCCAAGTTGTAAGGTCCATGATACATGAGGCTGGCTCCCAGGGAGTGGGTATCTGACAACTGATCTCCCCCCAGCAGAACCGACTGGTAGTAATAGAAGGGACGCAGATACCACTCTGCCCTGCGCCACACCCCGTAAAGCTCTCCAGTATTGCTTAGGACGTTCATATCGCTACTGTCGTCGTGCACGCTGGCATAAAAGCCGTACCTGCCTCCAAAGGACCACTCTCCCACATCCAGGAAGCGATAATCCAGAAGGGCAGAAAAGGGGAAGCGCACCTGAAACCTATCGGGTGTTTTCAGGGGAACTTCCAAGGAGTTCCTCCGCCCCTCTATGGTAACGTTGGTGTCATATTCCACCCCTGTGCTGAGCCTGGCCGAAAAACGGGGGCCTGCCTCCCTTGCCCCAATCTTATTGGCCTCCCAGGCGTATTCGCTCATGGGATTGATCTCACTCACCCTCTGGAAGACCGAGCTGGCAGCCTCATGCTGGTTGAGTTGTTTGAGTGCCAGCCCTTCATAGAACATGGAAGCCTGGTTGAGTCTTGGCTCCAGGGCCCTGGCTTTTTGCAAATCCCCCACGGCCTCCTTGGGCTGCCCCAGTTTGAGCCTCACCAGGCCCATAAAGAAAACCACTTCCCCGGAGGCTGGATCCAACTTGCTTGCTTCCTCCAGATACCCCAAGGCCTCTGGGAAAGATCCTTCCAAATACAAGGCTGCTGCCAAATCCAGCTTCAATCTGGCATCTCCAGGCCTCTTTCCCACCTCCCCTTTGAACAGCTCAGAGGCAGAAGCCTTTCCCGAGGCCTTGGCCTTGGCCAGAAAAAGATACTTACGAATCTCCAGATTGCCCGGGTCCTCTTTCAGAGCCTCCCCTAGAGCTTCGGCTGCTTCACGGTAAGAGCCCTTGTCATAATACATCATGCCCTTGCTCATGAGCACCTCGGAGAGATCAGAGGCCATGGATACTGCCGGTGATTCTACACATACCATCAATGCCAAAATGATCACCAACCCCAAGCTGCATCTGACCACCATGACTCCTCCCCATATCCGGGAATTCCCGGGGAAACCGTTTTGGAACCTAACCGGGTCGGTCTTTGCCGTTTTTAGTTGAAAACCGCTCTACAGTCAAGAACTATTTGCAGCATCAAGATTTAGGCAGGCCTGAGGCTTCTGGGTGTGAGCTCTCAAGGCCCTGCAATTTTCATGAGTCCATCATAGACTCTGGGGAGCAGAAGCCTCAAAATAGGGATTTCCAATAGGTTAGTGATGATCTGGAAGACCCGGGGACATTGACACTGCCTGTTGGTTCTGCCAGAATGAGCAGGTGGAAGTGGAGAGGTTCTGGTGGGCCTCCTGGACTTCAAATCCAGTGTACCGGCCTAAAAAGTCGGTAGGTGGGTTCGATTCCCACGCACTTCCGCCAACAGCCATGGGAACAGGGCATTGCAAAGACCCGGGGAGGTCCATATGTTCACACCAGGTCCATGGGAACTGATAATCATCTTGCTCATCGTGCTCATAATATTTGGGGCCGGGAAGCTGCCTGAGATAGGAAGTGGCCTTGGCAAGGGCATACGTAATTTTAAAAAGGCCACCTCCGGCAAAGAGGAGATAGATGTCTCCAACTCCTCCACAAGCGAGGCCCAGCCTCCCAAGAAGGAAGGCTAGCACCCAGGGAAAACCCGTGACAAGATATTCTTGGGGGCTTCACAGCTCGGATCGTGCGAGCCTCACAAGAGGGACTTGAGAGCCTGAGCCTCTTACCATGGTGAGGGGTTGGAACCAGGCTAATTTCAACCAGACTTGGGCCGGAGATGGACCGGCGGGTGAGGGGTATAAATGTCCAGGTTGTGGAGTGAACAGGATCTAGAAGGCAGGATGGATTGCTTCGGAGAGTTCGAGTGCACAGATGAAATCTGTCTCTCTTATTGCGGGGTAAATATAGCTTGTGCCGCATCAAGCCATCAGGAACTGGAGGAGGACTGGGCAGAGCAAGAAGGGTTGGACGGCCTGCCCAGTATGGGCATGGATTGACCCTATTTTAGGCAAACAGAGTATTTAAAACCTTTGTGATATGATTTGGGGGCTCAAAGAACCTTAGGGTTATCTGTCTGTCTCCAGTTTCTGTTTCCTCCAAGGCCTCATGAGAGTAGTGATACAAAGGGTTAGTCGTGCCCAAGTTACTTCAGGCCAGAGTCTTCTGGGCCGAATAGAAAAGGGGTTATTGATTTTCTTGGGAGTGGGAAAAGGAGACACCCATAGAGAAGTCACGGAGATGGTAGAAAAAATAGTTAATCTTCGCATCTTTGAAAATGAAGAAGGCAGATTCGACAGATCCCTTTTGGATCTTCAGGGGGAAGTCCTTGTGGTGTCTCAATTCACCCTCTATGCAGACTGTAGGAAAGGCAGGAGGCCTTCATTCACAGAAGCGGCTTCACCTCAAGAAGCACTGCCCTTGTACCACAAGTTCATAGAAGAGTTGAGCTGCAGAGGGCTCCATGTGGAGGCGGGCAGCTTCGGGGAGCGGATGCAGGTGGAACTGGTAAATGAGGGGCCTGTGACCATATGTTTGGAAATTTCCCCTGGATGTAAAGAGGGGGGGGTGAAATGAGCTCCTTCATGTTCCAAACGCAGATTCAAAGGGCATGGGTTGAGGATGTCCACTGAGGTGTGGGACATGGGGACTCAAGAGGTTTTGGGGGCTATTTACATTGACAAAGAAGGGCAGTGGTTTTTCCAGGGAGCCCCTATAATCAGAGAGGAAATAGTATCCTTTCTGAGCCAACATTTGGTTAGGCTGGAAGACGGCTCTTACCATATAAGATGGAAAAATCAGGACTGCACTGTTTTAGTGGAAGATACTCCATTTGTGGTATGCTCGGTGACTCCTGTGGAGAACAATGGCCGAGTTCAGGGAGCCCTTCTAAACCTCAATGACGGGACCACCGAGATGCTAAACCCAGAAAGCCTGTCCATAGGATTTGACAATGTTCCTTACTGCAGCGTGAAACAAGGCAGGTTCCGAGCCAGGTTCTCCCGCAAGGCGTACTATCAGTTGGCCCGTATGATAGAGGAAATACCAGGCACAGAACAAGGTTTTTGCCTGCGCCTAGGGGATAAAGTGTACCCCATCCATCAGGCCTGAGCGGTCTTCAATCATGGCCTCTCTTCAGTAGCCGGCGCATCGGGTCAGGGCCCATGGAGGATTGACACGGGGTGGGGAATCTGGATAATTGCAGCAACTGTCTGCCATGCAAATAGAAGAATTGGATTATCATTTGCCTGGGAGTTTGATTGCGCAGTTTCCTTCAAGACGAAGGGACGAATCTAGGCTTTTGGTGCTAAACAAAGAGAATGGGAACATCTGGCATGGTCGTTTCCGGGATCTGGTGAAATGGCTTTGCCCCAATGATCTTCTGGTGGTCAATGACACGAAGGTTTTCCCAGCCAGGCTATGGGGGCAAAAGGAAACGGGAGGGAAGGTGGAGATCCTGCTGTGCGAACCCCTCTCAGAAAGGGGAGATCCTCTGCCCCCTCTGCAAGAAACCGGGGCTTTCAGGAGCCTCGTTTGGAAATGCCTGGTCAGGCCCTCCTGGCGGCTCTCGGAGGGGACTGAGCTCACTTTTGGCTTGAAAGTCAAGGGCACCCTGCACCGCAGGGCCGAGTATTGGGTAATAGAGTTTACTGGGGTGAAAGATCTACTTTCTTTCTTGCGAAGGCACGGTCAGGTGCCGCTTCCCCCTTACGTAGGGCGTCGTCCCAATCCCAGGGATAGAAGCAGATATCAGACCCTTTTTGCCAAGAGGGAGGGCTCCATTGCCGCTCCTACAGCAGGCCTGCACTTTAACAAGTCCGTGCTCCAGAAGTTAAAGGAGTCGGGGGTCTCATGGACCAGCATCACACTTCAGGTGGGGATAGGAACTTTTCTCCCAGTTCGAGCCCAGAGCCTCGAGGAGCATAGGATGCACCCTGAATATGTGGAAGTCCCAGAAAGCTGCTGTGAGGCATGGCTGAGGACTCGTCGCCAAGGGGGACGGGTGGTGGCAGTGGGTACCACCGTTGTAAGAGCATTGGAATCGGCCATGGGGCAGGGGGAGACCTTGAGTCCTTACAGAGGCTTTACGGATCTTTTCCTTAAGCCCGGATGTTCTTTCAAGGCCATTGACGCTTTGTTGACCAACTTTCACCTTCCCAGAACCAGTCTGCTGGCCTTGGTCATGGCTTTTGCGGGCAAGGAAAAGGTCAGGAAGGCTTATGAAGAGGCAATATCTTTGGGCTACAGGTTCTACAGTTATGGAGACGCAATGTTTATTACCTGAGCAAAAGGATCATGGGGCAGGCTCTAGAGAGGCCATCTGGTCAGAACATAGATAAAAAGATAGGATTTCAGGTGCTTGCAAAGGATGTGCAAAGCCCTGGGAGGCTGGGGATTTTCCACACCTCCCACGGTGCTTTCACCACTCCGGCCTTCATACCAGTGGCCACACAGGCCACTGTCAAGGGCATGACCCCTGAGGAGTTAAGAGATCTGGGGTTCCAGATAATTCTTTGCAACGTCTATCATCTACACCTGCGACCGGGAGAAAAGATTATACGGGATTTGGGAGGACTTCACCGCTTCATGAATTGGCCAGGGCCTATCCTCACCGACAGTGGAGGTTATCAGGTTTTCAGCCTCTCCACCCTCAGGAGGATAACGGAGGAAGGAGTCTTGTTTAGATCTCATCTGGATGGAACTCCTCTTTTCTTGAGCCCAGAGGATGTCGTAAGCATCCAAAAGGATCTCGGCGTGGACCTGGCCATGTGTTTGGATGAATGCATTGCGCATGATGTTTCCCGTCAGTATGCACAGGAGTCCACCAACAGAACCCTGAGGTGGGCTTTGCGCTGCAAGAATGCATTGAATCAGGATCCGGGAGGGATCAGCCTTTTTGGGATAGTGCAGGGTGGCCTTTTCCCTGAGCTGAGGCGTCGAAGCGCCCAAGAATTGGTGGAGATGGGTTTCCATGGATATGCCATCGGAGGTTTGAGCGTGGGGGAGTCCCCGGCCCAACGTGTGGAGATGGTCCAGATGGCCCTGGAGGCTTTGCCCGATGATGCGCCTAGATACCTGATGGGAGTGGGTTCCCCAGAGGACCTGGTCATGTTTGTTCCCATGGGGGTCGACATGTTTGATTGCGTGCTTCCAACCCGCTGTGCACGAAACGGCCTGTTGTTTACTAGGAGGGGAAAGCTGGACATAAGACATGCTGAAAATGCTCGTTCGGATCTGCCCATAGAGGAATCCTGTACATGCTATACTTGCACTCACTATTCCAGGGCCTATCTAAGACACCTTTACATGTCCAGAGAAATACTTGCTTCAAGGTTGAACACGCTACACAACCTTTTTTATTATTCAAGCTTGATGCAGGAGTTGCAAAGCGCCATCAAGGAGGGAAGACTCCTTCAGTATAGGAATGATTTTTTCAGGGACCGCATCTCTCAGCAGACAGATCAAAGCATTGTAAAAGGAAAGGAGGCACTAGATTGATAGACATCGTCTACGCAATGGCACCAGGTGGTGCGCAGGGAGGTGGGCAGGCTTCTCCATGGGGAACATTTGTCATGTTGGGGGCAATTTTTGCGATTTTCTACTTCCTGATGATTCGCCCTCAGCAAAAGAGGCAGAAGCAACACAGGGAAATGCTAGCCAACCTCAAGAAAGGCGACACCGTAATAACAGGAGGGGGACTCATAGGAAAGGTCACGGCCATAAGCGACTCTATTCTCACCCTGGAGGTGGCCGATAGGGTGAGGGTCAAGGTTCTGCGTTCCTCGGTCTCCAATGTTTCATCTCAACCTCTCCTGGGTGAGACCACCAATCGCAAAGCAGAGAGAAAAAAGGGGAAAGAGGAAGAGGGCGAGACTGCGGAGTGAAGAATGGGCATGTTGTGAGGATTGCGCCAGGCCCGAGCTGGAAACCGTGAAGGAGCGCAAAAAGTGATGAAGATAGATATCAGATGGCGGGGGCTTTCCATCTTAGTGGTATTGCTTCTTTGCATCTTTTTTGTAGGGCCCTCCTTGGTGAATGACTTGCCTGAATTCTGGAAAAAGAACTCCCGGAAGATATCCCTCGGTTTGGATCTCCGAGGTGGGGCCCATCTGCTCTTGCAGGTAAAGGTGGAAGAAGCTGTGAAGAATTCTGTTGTACAGATCTCTGGAGATCTCAAGGACCTTCTGGTCAAGGACAAAGTGCGGTTTGCTAGGCTGGAAGCCAAAGACAGAGAGCTGGAGATCGTTTTGCTGAAGCCTGAACAGGAACCAGACCTGATCAATATTGTCTCCAGGCAGTATCCCGGGCTCAAACGGGTTTCCTCAGCACCCGAAGAGGGAAAACTCAGGGTCAGATTTCAGATTTCCCAGGAAGAGGCCGATAGGATTCGGGAAAACGCTGTTAGACAAGCTGTGGAGACCATAAGGAACCGCCTTGACCCCGAAGGGGTGAAAGAGCACGACATAGTGGCTCAGGGTGAGGATCGAATCCTGGTCCAGCTGCCAGGGGTGGAAGATGTGGAACACGCCAAGGAGATGATCAAGAGGGTAGCTCTGCTGGAATTCAAGATAGTGGACAGGGAGCATTCTCTAGAGGATGCGCTTAGGGGAAATGTGCCTCCAGACTCAGAGATCCTCTATACCTCCAAGGTGGATCCTCAAACCAGGAGAAGAGTTCGCGGTGAACCTATTTTGGTCAAGAAACAGACTCTGCTCACAGGGGATATGCTGGATCAGGCTAGGGTGGAGTTTGAGTATAACATGCCCAAGGTGGGCATAAGTTTTGATTCCAGAGGAGCCAAGATCTTTGACCAGGTGGCTGAGGCCAATGTGGGAAAGGAACTGGCCATAATTCTGGACAACACGGTCTATTCCCACCCGGTCATTAAACAGCGCCACTACGGTGGAAGAGCGGTGATAGAGGGTAACTTCACTCCGGAGGAGGCACGGGATCTGGTGGTGGTTCTGAAAGCCGGGTCTTTGCCAGCGCCAGTGGAAATTGAAGAGGAGCGCACGGTGGGACCCTCTCTGGGAAAGGACAGCATACAGGCAGGGCTTACGGCAGGTCTGGTTGGGGCAGTGGCAGTGGTGATCTTCATGGCCTTGTATTATGGCACAGCAGGAGTCGTGGCAGACCTGGCACTGGCCTTCAATGTGATGATCGTGCTGGCCGCCCTGGCAGCTCTCAGGGCCACCCTCACCCTTCCAGGTATAGCTGGCATAATACTGGGGGTGGGCATGGCAGTGGATGCCAATGTGCTGATTTTTGAGCGAATCCGGGAAGAGCTAAGGGCAGGCAAGCCCTTCAGGCTAGCGGTGGATGCAGGTTTTTCCCGAGCCTTTTCCGCCATTTTCGACTCCAATCTTACAACCCTCATAGCAGCAGCCTTGCTGTTTCAGTTCGGGACTGGTCCCCTCAGGGGATTCGCCGTCACCTTGTGCATTGGA
This portion of the bacterium genome encodes:
- a CDS encoding FecR family protein, producing MSIWTRGFGALLTILVMVFWSLPAHSAQKVGVLTEVRGTVEILHEGETSFKIAKRYDEVFEKDKVRTGPDGRAKILYEDDSMTVLAENSAIEIRQYELTWDKKRKQSVIGLLQGKLRFIVTKYLSKESSNFRVQTPTAVLGVRGSDSIAMLEGDTTKAYHIFGDLEITNSVTGEKLVIKSGQFAIIFPDGRVITGTIGTEELKEILGFFSRLSPEEQKRYADEIQKELQQEGIEVILPLPDRESESFRKPPSPREQQEGYPGYEGGRMRKR
- a CDS encoding twin-arginine translocase TatA/TatE family subunit, coding for MFTPGPWELIIILLIVLIIFGAGKLPEIGSGLGKGIRNFKKATSGKEEIDVSNSSTSEAQPPKKEG
- the dtd gene encoding D-aminoacyl-tRNA deacylase, coding for MRVVIQRVSRAQVTSGQSLLGRIEKGLLIFLGVGKGDTHREVTEMVEKIVNLRIFENEEGRFDRSLLDLQGEVLVVSQFTLYADCRKGRRPSFTEAASPQEALPLYHKFIEELSCRGLHVEAGSFGERMQVELVNEGPVTICLEISPGCKEGGVK
- a CDS encoding DUF1285 domain-containing protein, giving the protein MSTEVWDMGTQEVLGAIYIDKEGQWFFQGAPIIREEIVSFLSQHLVRLEDGSYHIRWKNQDCTVLVEDTPFVVCSVTPVENNGRVQGALLNLNDGTTEMLNPESLSIGFDNVPYCSVKQGRFRARFSRKAYYQLARMIEEIPGTEQGFCLRLGDKVYPIHQA
- the queA gene encoding tRNA preQ1(34) S-adenosylmethionine ribosyltransferase-isomerase QueA encodes the protein MQQLSAMQIEELDYHLPGSLIAQFPSRRRDESRLLVLNKENGNIWHGRFRDLVKWLCPNDLLVVNDTKVFPARLWGQKETGGKVEILLCEPLSERGDPLPPLQETGAFRSLVWKCLVRPSWRLSEGTELTFGLKVKGTLHRRAEYWVIEFTGVKDLLSFLRRHGQVPLPPYVGRRPNPRDRSRYQTLFAKREGSIAAPTAGLHFNKSVLQKLKESGVSWTSITLQVGIGTFLPVRAQSLEEHRMHPEYVEVPESCCEAWLRTRRQGGRVVAVGTTVVRALESAMGQGETLSPYRGFTDLFLKPGCSFKAIDALLTNFHLPRTSLLALVMAFAGKEKVRKAYEEAISLGYRFYSYGDAMFIT
- the tgt gene encoding tRNA guanosine(34) transglycosylase Tgt, whose protein sequence is MGQALERPSGQNIDKKIGFQVLAKDVQSPGRLGIFHTSHGAFTTPAFIPVATQATVKGMTPEELRDLGFQIILCNVYHLHLRPGEKIIRDLGGLHRFMNWPGPILTDSGGYQVFSLSTLRRITEEGVLFRSHLDGTPLFLSPEDVVSIQKDLGVDLAMCLDECIAHDVSRQYAQESTNRTLRWALRCKNALNQDPGGISLFGIVQGGLFPELRRRSAQELVEMGFHGYAIGGLSVGESPAQRVEMVQMALEALPDDAPRYLMGVGSPEDLVMFVPMGVDMFDCVLPTRCARNGLLFTRRGKLDIRHAENARSDLPIEESCTCYTCTHYSRAYLRHLYMSREILASRLNTLHNLFYYSSLMQELQSAIKEGRLLQYRNDFFRDRISQQTDQSIVKGKEALD
- the yajC gene encoding preprotein translocase subunit YajC, with the protein product MIDIVYAMAPGGAQGGGQASPWGTFVMLGAIFAIFYFLMIRPQQKRQKQHREMLANLKKGDTVITGGGLIGKVTAISDSILTLEVADRVRVKVLRSSVSNVSSQPLLGETTNRKAERKKGKEEEGETAE
- the secD gene encoding protein translocase subunit SecD gives rise to the protein MKIDIRWRGLSILVVLLLCIFFVGPSLVNDLPEFWKKNSRKISLGLDLRGGAHLLLQVKVEEAVKNSVVQISGDLKDLLVKDKVRFARLEAKDRELEIVLLKPEQEPDLINIVSRQYPGLKRVSSAPEEGKLRVRFQISQEEADRIRENAVRQAVETIRNRLDPEGVKEHDIVAQGEDRILVQLPGVEDVEHAKEMIKRVALLEFKIVDREHSLEDALRGNVPPDSEILYTSKVDPQTRRRVRGEPILVKKQTLLTGDMLDQARVEFEYNMPKVGISFDSRGAKIFDQVAEANVGKELAIILDNTVYSHPVIKQRHYGGRAVIEGNFTPEEARDLVVVLKAGSLPAPVEIEEERTVGPSLGKDSIQAGLTAGLVGAVAVVIFMALYYGTAGVVADLALAFNVMIVLAALAALRATLTLPGIAGIILGVGMAVDANVLIFERIREELRAGKPFRLAVDAGFSRAFSAIFDSNLTTLIAAALLFQFGTGPLRGFAVTLCIGLVANLFTAVWVSRTIMDYLIGRHRAIGVGIRVTG